A portion of the Krasilnikovia cinnamomea genome contains these proteins:
- a CDS encoding IS3 family transposase, protein MTPAWGIAGACRLTGVSRATLYRHRNPPAPPKPRTPREPPPSALSQAEREQVLQLLNRPEYADLAPAQVWARELDEGRWWCSESTMYRILRAAGQNGERRSQATHPARTKPELVADAANQVWSWDITKLRGPVKGVWFHLYTVIDIWSRYVVGHLVAAHEDGQLAEALIADAAARERVDPDQLTVHADRGAAMTSKTVTQLLTDLKIGRSHSRPKTSNDNPYIEASFKTLKYDPSFPDRFGSIQHARQHCEAFYTYYNHEHRHSGIGLHTPASVHHGTAGQIREQRQRTLDAAWAAHPERFGRRRPQPPRLAHRAWINKPDNSDLGQVAVAAVTTLPTAQS, encoded by the coding sequence CTGACCCCGGCGTGGGGCATCGCCGGGGCGTGCCGACTGACCGGCGTATCCCGCGCGACGCTCTACCGGCACCGCAACCCGCCCGCGCCGCCGAAGCCGCGGACTCCGCGTGAGCCGCCGCCCTCGGCGCTGTCGCAGGCCGAACGTGAGCAGGTCCTGCAGTTGCTGAACCGGCCCGAGTACGCCGACCTGGCGCCGGCGCAGGTATGGGCCCGCGAGCTCGACGAGGGCCGCTGGTGGTGCTCGGAGTCCACGATGTACCGGATTCTGCGGGCCGCCGGTCAAAACGGTGAACGCCGCAGCCAGGCCACGCATCCGGCCCGGACCAAGCCCGAACTCGTGGCCGACGCGGCGAACCAGGTCTGGTCCTGGGACATCACGAAGCTGCGCGGGCCGGTCAAGGGCGTCTGGTTCCACCTCTACACGGTGATCGACATCTGGTCGAGGTACGTCGTCGGGCACCTGGTCGCCGCGCACGAGGACGGGCAGCTCGCCGAAGCGCTGATCGCCGACGCCGCCGCCCGTGAACGCGTCGATCCCGATCAGTTGACCGTGCATGCCGACCGCGGCGCGGCGATGACCAGCAAGACCGTCACCCAGCTGCTGACCGATCTGAAGATCGGCCGTAGTCACAGCCGGCCGAAAACCTCGAACGACAATCCCTACATCGAGGCGAGCTTCAAGACGTTGAAGTACGACCCGAGCTTCCCGGACCGGTTCGGGTCGATCCAGCACGCCCGGCAGCACTGCGAGGCGTTCTACACGTACTACAACCACGAGCACCGGCACTCCGGGATCGGCCTGCATACTCCGGCCTCGGTCCATCACGGCACCGCCGGACAGATCCGTGAACAGCGGCAACGGACCCTCGACGCCGCCTGGGCCGCGCACCCCGAACGGTTCGGGCGCCGCCGTCCGCAGCCACCCCGCCTCGCTCACCGGGCATGGATCAACAAACCCGACAACAGCGACCTCGGACAAGTCGCCGTCGCGGCTGTGACCACCCTTCCAACAGCACAAAGCTAA
- a CDS encoding transposase, producing the protein MTSKPHESPDLDARPQRRTFTAEFKARILDEYESAPDAAARGAILRRERLYGSHILDWRKARDAGAAAGLTDRRQAAARAAKKAENAELARLQRENARLQAKLAKTETALAIMGKAHALLELLSESADAAPMSNPSSPRRSRR; encoded by the coding sequence ATGACTTCGAAGCCCCATGAGAGCCCGGATCTGGACGCCCGGCCCCAGCGGCGGACATTCACCGCGGAGTTCAAGGCGCGGATCCTGGACGAGTACGAGTCGGCGCCGGATGCGGCGGCTCGCGGGGCGATCCTGCGCCGGGAACGACTGTATGGGTCACACATTCTCGACTGGCGCAAGGCCCGAGACGCCGGAGCCGCGGCCGGCCTGACCGACCGCCGTCAAGCGGCCGCGCGGGCAGCGAAGAAGGCCGAAAACGCTGAACTTGCCCGCCTGCAGCGGGAGAACGCCCGCTTGCAGGCCAAGCTGGCCAAGACCGAGACCGCGCTGGCGATCATGGGAAAAGCGCACGCGCTCTTGGAACTGCTCTCCGAGAGCGCGGATGCCGCGCCGATGTCGAACCCGTCCTCACCGAGGCGCTCCAGGCGCTGA
- a CDS encoding DUF5956 family protein, with product MSDAPEVASWTAVALLPEPPPVDLADRTTFRTSAGEFWECGDSGWDLMIGWLADPATLARFPDHRMHRWEVTEETITGVRSYTRPTTDDEQKEFEEDQNVFLHDMGLPADRPTGFRWLQRLPDGVTVEKIHSATLRAQRDMPIGVHPRDMVPVLRQVLQGLFRS from the coding sequence ATGAGCGACGCCCCGGAGGTTGCCTCCTGGACGGCCGTGGCCCTGTTGCCCGAGCCGCCGCCCGTGGATCTAGCAGACCGGACCACCTTCAGAACGTCAGCAGGCGAGTTCTGGGAGTGCGGCGATTCGGGATGGGATCTGATGATCGGCTGGCTGGCTGACCCCGCGACTCTGGCTCGCTTCCCCGACCACAGGATGCATCGGTGGGAGGTGACCGAGGAGACCATTACTGGCGTGCGGAGCTACACGCGTCCGACCACTGACGACGAGCAGAAGGAGTTCGAGGAAGACCAGAATGTGTTCCTGCATGACATGGGCTTGCCTGCTGATCGCCCCACAGGCTTCCGCTGGCTTCAGCGACTTCCTGACGGCGTGACGGTGGAGAAGATCCACTCGGCGACCCTGCGGGCTCAGCGCGATATGCCGATCGGCGTACACCCGCGCGACATGGTTCCCGTGCTGCGACAGGTGCTGCAAGGGCTGTTCCGGTCATAG